One window of the Sulfurospirillum arsenophilum NBRC 109478 genome contains the following:
- the hisH gene encoding imidazole glycerol phosphate synthase subunit HisH: protein MIGLIDYNMGNLRSVTNAFEKLGISVEIVKNADDVSKFDKIILPGVGAFKDAMDCLHERGMDEAVKAFAASGKPLLGICLGMQLLFESSVEFGKCAGLGLIEGEIVKFDTTRFPNRLKVPHMGWNELFIAKDSPLFKGMSKSFYLYFVHSFHAQCDDKYTIGKTLYGYEFPSAVQKKNVFGFQPHPEKSHANGLAILKNFVEL, encoded by the coding sequence ATGATCGGTTTGATTGACTACAATATGGGTAATCTCAGAAGCGTCACGAATGCTTTTGAAAAGCTTGGTATTTCGGTTGAAATTGTCAAAAATGCCGATGATGTATCGAAGTTTGATAAGATTATTTTGCCAGGTGTTGGTGCCTTTAAAGATGCAATGGACTGTTTGCATGAGCGTGGCATGGATGAAGCTGTCAAAGCTTTTGCCGCTTCGGGTAAACCGCTTTTAGGTATTTGTCTTGGGATGCAGCTTCTTTTTGAAAGTAGTGTGGAGTTTGGCAAGTGTGCTGGTCTTGGGCTGATTGAAGGAGAGATTGTAAAGTTTGATACTACACGGTTTCCAAATCGCCTTAAAGTACCGCACATGGGTTGGAATGAGCTTTTCATAGCCAAAGATTCACCTCTGTTTAAAGGAATGTCCAAATCGTTTTACCTCTATTTTGTGCACAGTTTTCATGCGCAGTGTGACGATAAATATACGATTGGAAAGACACTCTATGGGTATGAATTCCCCAGTGCCGTACAAAAAAAGAATGTGTTTGGTTTTCAGCCACACCCTGAGAAGTCACATGCCAATGGATTGGCAATTTTAAAGAATTTTGTGGAGTTATAA
- a CDS encoding PDC sensor domain-containing protein produces the protein MVIREIQQFAEVRTRARAYLCYLFTRNIPNRMPEPNLDMIAASLDKIVHEVEEFEALYLLDHKGDQVINNITDDPHRKGGLGQNRSGKSYYYRAVREKRCVLSDPYPSTLTNDLTVTASYPIYDEQGTLKFIACIDVSLEHILKIAHPSSLQSLFGKSSQIIYSIFSLSLLAIAMLLLFNGMRSLFTHGLQFDLLDIKAMFESTILITLSLAIFDLVKTIFEEEVLGRNERDESGGMHKTMVRFLGSIIIALAIEALMLVFKFAIIDAAHILYAVYLLGGVTFLLFGLAFYLKSIPQKRDS, from the coding sequence ATGGTTATTCGTGAAATTCAGCAGTTTGCTGAGGTCAGGACAAGAGCAAGGGCGTATTTGTGTTATCTCTTTACGCGCAATATTCCTAACCGTATGCCTGAGCCAAATTTAGATATGATTGCTGCTAGTCTTGATAAAATTGTCCATGAAGTTGAAGAGTTTGAAGCACTGTATTTGCTCGATCACAAAGGTGATCAAGTCATCAATAATATCACAGATGATCCTCATCGAAAAGGGGGACTGGGTCAAAACCGTAGCGGAAAATCCTATTATTACCGTGCAGTACGTGAAAAACGCTGCGTACTGAGTGATCCTTATCCTTCAACACTTACCAATGATTTAACGGTGACTGCTTCGTATCCAATCTATGATGAACAAGGAACTTTGAAATTCATCGCGTGTATTGATGTCTCATTGGAGCATATCCTTAAAATTGCGCATCCATCATCTTTGCAATCACTCTTTGGAAAAAGCTCGCAAATTATTTATTCCATTTTTTCACTCTCTTTGCTTGCTATTGCCATGTTACTTCTGTTTAATGGAATGCGAAGTCTTTTTACGCATGGTTTGCAGTTTGATCTTTTAGATATTAAAGCGATGTTTGAATCGACGATTTTAATCACCCTTTCACTGGCCATTTTTGATCTGGTGAAAACTATCTTTGAAGAGGAAGTGTTAGGTCGTAATGAGCGAGATGAAAGTGGAGGCATGCACAAAACGATGGTGCGTTTTTTAGGCTCTATTATCATTGCCCTTGCCATTGAAGCATTGATGCTTGTCTTTAAATTTGCCATTATCGATGCGGCACATATTTTGTACGCAGTTTACCTACTTGGTGGGGTGACATTCCTTCTCTTTGGGCTCGCATTTTACCTTAAATCCATTCCTCAAAAGAGAGATTCATGA
- a CDS encoding nucleoside-diphosphate sugar epimerase/dehydratase, whose translation MNIFAPSPIKRVVFFLLSDSLLIVASLWIAYLFRFGFVIPQEMHEGFIKALILVLPLKIMALYSVNIYRVAWRFMSIYEAVKILKALFISMTIFSLVFFFIMEEGFPRSVVFIDFFISVVFIGGMRFSKRLWMERKKKNFTNKTIIIGANEKASSIVKSFLNGDIEYYPVAILSENNRMVGTLLSNIKVHDLAEIDKIIKHEGIQSVIVAKRYEPKALNELFEKLKDLGVKDIKIVKLLGNKEDGLKDISIEDLLARKPKDLDSAIIKAFIKNKTVLITGAGGSIGSELAKLSAEFGAKKLILVDNSEYNLYQITESLSALPVNIESILQSVVDKAKMALIFDQFRPHVVLHAAAYKHVPLVEKNVQQAILNNVVGTKNCIDVSIEYNVEKFVLISTDKAVRPTNVMGATKRICEIYAMNVDSKMTEIAAVRFGNVLGSSGSVIPKFQQLIAQNRPLCVTHPDITRYFMLIPEACQLVLQAAAIAKGGELFVLDMGRPVKIVDLARKMLKLYDKEDLGIEFTGLRPGEKLFEELLIDEHDMQTKYSSIFVTGSRHYDKALLDVQLQELLHSENPLEVLKVIVPEFNHKAN comes from the coding sequence ATGAATATCTTTGCTCCTTCGCCTATAAAAAGAGTGGTGTTTTTTCTTCTAAGCGATAGTCTACTGATTGTTGCATCATTATGGATAGCCTATTTATTTCGATTTGGTTTTGTTATACCTCAAGAGATGCATGAAGGCTTTATAAAAGCATTAATATTGGTGCTTCCTTTGAAAATTATGGCGTTATATAGTGTTAATATTTATAGAGTAGCATGGCGTTTTATGAGTATTTATGAAGCGGTTAAAATACTCAAAGCTCTGTTTATCTCAATGACCATTTTTTCATTAGTCTTCTTTTTCATCATGGAAGAAGGGTTTCCTCGCAGTGTTGTTTTTATAGATTTTTTTATCTCTGTTGTCTTTATAGGAGGAATGAGATTTTCAAAACGGTTATGGATGGAGCGCAAAAAGAAAAATTTTACAAATAAAACGATTATCATAGGTGCTAATGAAAAAGCATCTTCGATTGTAAAGAGTTTTTTGAATGGCGATATAGAGTATTATCCTGTCGCAATTTTGAGTGAAAATAATCGAATGGTAGGGACACTGTTATCTAATATAAAAGTGCATGATTTGGCGGAGATAGACAAAATTATCAAACATGAAGGTATACAAAGTGTTATTGTCGCTAAACGATATGAACCAAAAGCACTGAATGAGTTGTTTGAAAAATTAAAAGATTTGGGTGTTAAAGATATTAAAATTGTGAAGCTCTTAGGGAATAAAGAAGATGGTCTCAAAGATATATCCATCGAAGATTTATTGGCTCGTAAGCCTAAAGATTTAGATTCTGCCATTATCAAAGCCTTCATAAAAAATAAAACAGTATTGATTACAGGTGCTGGTGGAAGTATCGGTAGTGAATTGGCAAAATTAAGTGCAGAATTTGGTGCAAAAAAACTTATTTTAGTGGATAATAGTGAATACAATTTGTATCAAATCACAGAATCGTTAAGTGCTTTACCTGTAAACATTGAATCAATTCTACAATCCGTAGTTGATAAAGCAAAAATGGCTTTAATATTTGATCAATTTAGACCTCATGTCGTACTTCATGCTGCTGCGTATAAGCATGTTCCTTTGGTTGAAAAAAATGTACAACAGGCTATTTTAAATAATGTCGTTGGTACAAAAAATTGTATTGATGTGAGCATTGAATATAATGTTGAAAAATTTGTGTTGATTTCTACAGATAAAGCAGTACGTCCGACAAATGTAATGGGTGCAACGAAAAGAATATGCGAGATTTACGCTATGAATGTTGATTCCAAAATGACAGAGATAGCAGCTGTTCGTTTTGGTAACGTTTTAGGATCAAGTGGAAGTGTTATTCCTAAATTCCAGCAGCTTATTGCGCAAAATAGACCTTTATGTGTAACACATCCTGATATAACACGTTACTTCATGCTTATTCCAGAAGCATGCCAGCTTGTACTTCAAGCAGCAGCTATTGCAAAAGGAGGAGAACTGTTTGTTTTAGATATGGGGCGTCCTGTTAAAATTGTTGATTTGGCTCGCAAAATGTTAAAACTGTATGACAAGGAAGATCTGGGCATAGAATTCACAGGGCTTAGACCAGGTGAAAAACTTTTTGAAGAACTTTTAATAGATGAACATGATATGCAAACAAAATATAGCTCAATTTTTGTTACAGGATCTCGACATTATGATAAGGCTTTATTAGATGTTCAATTGCAAGAGCTTCTTCATTCAGAAAATCCCCTTGAAGTATTAAAGGTAATTGTTCCAGAATTTAATCATAAGGCAAATTGA
- a CDS encoding MraY family glycosyltransferase, which yields MPNLRSSHTVPTPRGGGLAIIVTIAFGAFMVGEAKILLPLLPLVCVSLWDDISPMSAKVRLIVQMCCALLALYLMGGVTRVNLGMFELHGFWLNILAFLFIIWMTNLYNFLDGIDGYAGSEAIFVGFVAFMLFDVRLGLIIACASLGFLVFNWHKASIFMGDVGSATLGFFFATLALSQADTPYFMGWLTILSLFWFDATVTLYRRWKNKEKLSQAHKKHIYQRLHQSGWAHNKVVLFGMGLNLVFFVILSFLNPNSYWIALIATIGVLWGVLKFADTKKAFL from the coding sequence ATGCCAAATTTAAGAAGTTCTCATACTGTTCCAACGCCAAGAGGTGGTGGTTTAGCCATCATTGTGACCATCGCTTTTGGTGCTTTTATGGTAGGTGAAGCGAAAATTTTACTACCTTTATTGCCTCTTGTATGTGTCAGTTTATGGGATGATATTTCACCGATGTCTGCTAAGGTGAGATTGATAGTTCAAATGTGTTGCGCTTTATTAGCTCTTTACCTGATGGGGGGGGTTACGCGTGTCAATCTTGGCATGTTTGAACTCCATGGTTTTTGGCTCAATATCCTTGCATTTTTATTTATCATTTGGATGACAAATCTTTATAATTTTTTAGATGGTATCGATGGTTATGCTGGAAGCGAAGCTATTTTCGTAGGGTTTGTCGCTTTTATGCTTTTTGATGTGCGTTTAGGTCTGATCATCGCGTGTGCATCTTTGGGGTTTTTAGTGTTTAATTGGCATAAAGCATCTATTTTTATGGGTGATGTTGGTAGTGCAACACTGGGCTTTTTCTTTGCCACTTTAGCACTTTCTCAAGCAGATACACCTTATTTTATGGGTTGGCTAACCATTCTTTCTCTGTTTTGGTTTGATGCTACCGTAACGCTTTATAGGCGTTGGAAAAATAAAGAAAAGCTTTCTCAGGCACATAAAAAGCATATATACCAACGCTTACACCAATCTGGATGGGCTCATAACAAAGTAGTCTTGTTTGGTATGGGGTTAAATTTAGTTTTTTTTGTTATCCTTTCTTTCCTAAATCCAAATAGTTATTGGATCGCTCTCATCGCCACTATAGGTGTTTTATGGGGTGTTTTGAAGTTTGCTGATACAAAAAAGGCTTTTTTATGA
- a CDS encoding glycosyltransferase family 4 protein has translation MKCIVIHANVLWAIVNFRLELIRFLQKSGYKVVCVSDTDNFSDLSLEKLNHYSIEFYKIPIGRKSLNPLAEICYMYALFSVYKRIKPDIILSYSIKPNIFGNFVARMMSIPVISTINGLGSGFLGKSWLRLLVQSLYKIGLTSAKIVFFQNSEDKSLFINTGMVTPTQARYIPGSGVNVENFADCAKTDSTNVSFCLIARLIKDKGILEYIDAIRLLRKNYSFETDVVFYLAGALDEGNPSGISKESIEVWGKEGLVHYLGVTDVIQDFLKCIDVVVLPSYREGLSRVLLEAASAKKAIITTDTAGCRDVVDDGENGFLVKVASAESLCEGFVKILSLPSETIKKMGENGYTKVETVFSQETINALYLEAIREIVKNA, from the coding sequence ATGAAATGTATTGTTATTCATGCCAATGTGCTTTGGGCAATTGTTAATTTTAGATTGGAGTTGATACGTTTTTTACAAAAATCTGGATACAAAGTTGTGTGTGTCTCTGATACCGATAATTTTTCAGATCTCTCTTTGGAAAAATTAAACCACTATAGTATTGAATTTTACAAAATACCAATAGGCAGAAAAAGCCTTAATCCTTTAGCTGAAATTTGTTATATGTATGCTCTTTTTAGCGTCTATAAACGTATTAAGCCTGATATTATTTTGAGTTATTCTATTAAACCCAATATCTTTGGAAATTTTGTCGCTCGCATGATGAGTATCCCTGTGATTAGTACTATTAATGGACTTGGGTCTGGTTTTTTGGGAAAATCATGGTTAAGATTGTTAGTTCAATCACTCTATAAAATTGGGTTAACATCTGCAAAAATTGTTTTTTTTCAAAATAGTGAAGACAAGAGTTTGTTTATTAATACGGGTATGGTAACACCTACTCAAGCTCGCTATATTCCTGGGTCTGGTGTTAATGTTGAAAACTTTGCAGACTGTGCAAAAACTGATAGCACAAATGTCTCTTTTTGCCTTATTGCAAGATTGATTAAAGATAAAGGAATCTTAGAATATATTGATGCAATACGCTTATTGCGAAAAAATTATTCTTTTGAAACAGATGTGGTGTTTTATTTGGCGGGAGCATTAGATGAAGGAAATCCTAGTGGTATTTCCAAAGAGAGTATTGAAGTGTGGGGAAAAGAAGGTTTGGTGCATTATTTAGGTGTTACCGATGTTATTCAAGACTTTTTAAAGTGCATCGATGTTGTGGTTTTGCCGAGTTATCGAGAAGGCCTTTCTAGGGTTTTACTTGAAGCTGCTAGTGCAAAAAAAGCTATTATAACAACAGATACTGCAGGATGTAGGGATGTTGTTGATGATGGCGAAAATGGTTTTTTGGTGAAAGTAGCTTCAGCAGAATCACTTTGTGAAGGGTTTGTCAAAATACTCTCTCTCCCTTCTGAAACAATTAAAAAAATGGGTGAAAATGGATATACAAAGGTTGAAACGGTATTTTCTCAAGAGACAATTAACGCTCTTTATTTAGAGGCAATTAGGGAGATTGTGAAAAATGCTTGA
- the asnB gene encoding asparagine synthase (glutamine-hydrolyzing), producing the protein MCGIAGAINGSFSEEKVFSSLFHRGPNEQSKISYQNVTLFHTRLSIQDVAHGQQPLSIDSYVIAFNGEIYNHQELRQEHLCEFDFMTSSDTETLLYMYIKYKEKMFDLLDGMFAFAILDKESNKLFLARDRAGKKPLYIYQEKETIFFASELNAIKSVIPNLQIDEQNIYFYLRSGFFYKQNTPYKNVYEIENGTFLEIDLQTLALKKKSYFNMLDLYLKNEKISLHEGLLRTEEALKKSVKERLLSSDLEVGAFLSGGIDSSLIVACASEYRSDLKTFTVKFNGAFDESSLALLTAQKYGTQHTQIDISMNLKNDIETILRGYGEPFFDSSAIPSYYVSQEAKKHLTVILNGDGADELFGGYRRYVPLANGWLNYARYFACLTDVLPKPHDKKSLYNYAYRLLSMSKKTGLDFYCSATNDIFEDVYTFENNAKFQEMDNFVRSIWSQNTDDLSKMLCLDFELLLFSDLLVKMDIATMAHSLEGRSPFLSKYMLELAPSLDVTCKINGKETKHLLRTLAKKYLPSELINQPKRGFEVPLKKWVENDLKENIFDALGTQSYSSSFIDKKFIDALLANKINVSAEKRAKMLWSMYCLEVWRKNV; encoded by the coding sequence ATGTGTGGAATTGCAGGCGCTATAAATGGGAGTTTTTCTGAAGAAAAAGTCTTTTCTTCTCTGTTTCATCGAGGACCAAATGAGCAATCAAAAATTTCTTATCAAAATGTAACGCTTTTTCATACGCGTTTATCCATACAAGATGTGGCACATGGTCAACAACCTTTGAGTATTGATTCCTATGTTATCGCGTTTAATGGTGAGATTTATAATCATCAGGAATTACGCCAAGAGCATTTGTGCGAATTCGATTTTATGACCTCTTCTGATACCGAAACACTGCTTTACATGTACATCAAATACAAAGAAAAAATGTTTGATTTACTTGATGGAATGTTTGCATTTGCTATTTTAGATAAAGAATCCAATAAACTTTTTTTAGCAAGAGACAGAGCTGGAAAAAAACCGCTTTATATTTACCAAGAAAAAGAGACGATTTTTTTTGCAAGTGAGCTCAATGCTATTAAAAGTGTTATTCCAAACCTACAAATAGATGAGCAAAATATTTACTTTTATTTGCGTAGTGGATTTTTTTACAAACAGAATACTCCCTATAAAAATGTCTATGAAATTGAAAATGGAACATTTCTGGAAATAGATTTGCAAACGCTTGCACTTAAGAAAAAGAGCTATTTTAATATGCTTGATCTTTATCTTAAAAATGAGAAAATAAGTTTGCACGAGGGACTTTTACGTACAGAAGAGGCTCTCAAAAAGAGTGTTAAAGAGAGACTTCTATCTTCTGATTTAGAAGTAGGTGCTTTTTTAAGTGGTGGAATCGATAGCTCATTAATTGTCGCGTGTGCAAGTGAATATCGCTCGGATTTAAAGACATTTACCGTCAAGTTCAATGGTGCATTTGATGAGTCGTCCTTAGCCTTATTGACAGCACAAAAGTATGGCACACAACATACGCAAATTGATATTTCAATGAATTTAAAAAATGATATTGAAACTATTTTGCGAGGCTATGGTGAGCCTTTTTTTGACTCTTCTGCCATACCTAGTTACTATGTTTCTCAAGAAGCAAAAAAGCATCTTACCGTCATTCTAAATGGGGATGGTGCGGATGAGTTGTTTGGCGGATACAGACGCTATGTTCCTCTTGCCAATGGTTGGCTAAATTATGCACGGTATTTTGCATGCTTAACAGATGTTTTGCCAAAACCTCACGATAAAAAATCACTTTATAATTATGCTTATAGACTTTTGTCAATGTCTAAAAAAACAGGTTTGGATTTTTATTGCTCTGCGACAAATGATATTTTTGAAGATGTTTATACGTTTGAGAATAACGCAAAGTTTCAAGAAATGGATAATTTTGTACGATCAATATGGTCTCAAAATACCGATGATTTGTCAAAAATGTTATGTCTTGATTTTGAACTTTTACTTTTCAGTGATCTGCTTGTTAAAATGGACATTGCAACGATGGCGCATTCTTTAGAGGGGCGAAGTCCTTTTTTAAGTAAATACATGCTGGAACTTGCTCCTTCTCTTGACGTTACATGTAAAATTAATGGTAAAGAAACCAAGCATCTTTTACGTACGTTAGCTAAAAAATATCTTCCCAGCGAACTGATCAATCAACCCAAAAGAGGTTTTGAAGTACCTTTGAAAAAGTGGGTTGAAAATGATTTGAAAGAAAATATTTTTGATGCTCTTGGCACGCAGAGTTATTCAAGTTCTTTTATTGACAAAAAATTTATTGATGCATTACTTGCCAATAAAATTAATGTTTCAGCAGAAAAACGTGCAAAAATGTTGTGGAGCATGTATTGTTTAGAGGTTTGGAGAAAGAACGTATGA